The Niastella koreensis GR20-10 genome includes a window with the following:
- a CDS encoding outer membrane beta-barrel family protein — MKYILTYLLRTNLMILLFIVPASLMAQLRVTGKTCDSAKKAMSNVSVTISLNEKVVSSVVSDEQGSFELQLPDAQSHNYILHATHIGFKEKLVLLTIPSNGSGIRLGNILLEKESKELAAVSITGKEDLYEQKTDRFIFNVEKSLEATGSNGWDAIAKTPNIQINGNNIRIIGKSGITVMVNDRKIQLSGDELFAYLSAIPSESIAAIEVISNPGARYDAAGNSGIVNIRLKKNKNEGLVLIGTGAYEQRTSGSFGSNISFNYRKKWLTLYGFVNQSHRITQPVEYQNIYYPSSLWASNNAKHITRNLSSLQLGADFNLSSNDVLSVLTERNLTSKTKENHNSFTDISGLSNFKSDSVIETGNHINRDLSYTNIDLNYKHTLADKSSSITINGDYLQYTTGQDQGLASVTYAPAASDHLFNTASYSDQTISNYTGKLDYEKKINKTFSLSAGLRSSFTTTDNKYRFFRSYDQGPLTEDLNQSNHFNYQENVQAAYVSVNKTGKKMSFVAGLRTEYTDITGELVDQHEVNKQHYLKLFPSLNYQYILNKNSKLTATYGRRINRPSFSDLNPFKYYVNQYNYSEGNPALRPSYSNNAEVTYTYKEKYSIAAYALLTNNFFQQIPFIDVTNNTAYFTRQNIGKIDAYGIHSFAPFKLTSRWTVNNTLYLFYYRMRLPYLNELLDYGQFTFYGYLNNQYMISPKNNLSAEVNLNYQSTSQIFLYRYKPNGYVDAGVKWSFAKKQAMLAVNMYDIFKTYPQQQVVDFATQHYTFKNAYESRYLKVSFTYRFGKQTVKDRKASKTGNSDEFNRANN, encoded by the coding sequence ATGAAATATATCCTGACGTACCTATTACGAACGAACCTTATGATCCTGTTATTTATTGTTCCTGCTTCTCTGATGGCCCAATTGCGGGTTACAGGGAAAACCTGCGACAGCGCAAAAAAGGCAATGAGCAATGTTTCGGTAACCATTTCTTTAAATGAAAAGGTCGTTTCTTCTGTTGTCAGTGATGAACAGGGCAGCTTTGAATTGCAGCTCCCTGATGCTCAAAGCCATAATTATATCCTCCATGCTACGCATATAGGGTTTAAAGAAAAACTGGTTTTATTGACCATCCCATCAAACGGCTCCGGCATTCGCCTGGGCAACATACTGCTGGAAAAGGAATCGAAGGAACTGGCGGCAGTCAGCATAACCGGAAAAGAAGATCTGTACGAGCAAAAAACAGACAGGTTTATTTTCAATGTTGAAAAAAGCCTGGAAGCAACCGGCAGCAATGGCTGGGACGCCATTGCCAAAACACCGAACATTCAGATCAATGGTAATAATATCCGGATAATAGGTAAAAGCGGCATAACAGTGATGGTGAACGATCGCAAAATTCAATTGAGTGGTGATGAACTGTTCGCCTATTTATCTGCCATCCCTTCAGAAAGTATTGCAGCCATAGAAGTGATCTCCAATCCTGGCGCCCGGTACGACGCAGCCGGCAATTCGGGCATCGTGAATATCAGGCTCAAAAAAAATAAAAATGAAGGACTGGTATTAATTGGTACCGGAGCTTATGAACAACGCACCTCCGGTTCATTCGGCAGCAACATCAGTTTTAATTACCGGAAAAAATGGCTTACACTTTACGGGTTTGTCAATCAGTCGCATCGGATCACCCAACCTGTGGAATACCAAAACATTTATTATCCATCATCGCTATGGGCCTCCAATAATGCAAAACATATTACCAGGAACTTAAGCTCACTGCAGCTGGGTGCAGACTTCAATCTGAGCAGTAACGATGTATTAAGTGTATTGACAGAAAGAAACCTTACCAGCAAAACAAAAGAGAACCATAACTCTTTTACGGATATTTCAGGGTTATCCAATTTTAAATCAGATTCTGTAATTGAAACCGGTAACCACATAAACAGGGACCTCAGCTACACCAATATAGACCTTAATTATAAACATACGCTCGCTGATAAAAGTTCTTCCATAACAATCAATGGCGATTACCTGCAATATACCACTGGTCAGGACCAGGGGCTGGCATCGGTAACTTATGCGCCCGCTGCCAGCGATCATTTATTTAATACCGCCAGCTATTCCGATCAAACCATATCTAATTATACTGGCAAGCTTGATTACGAAAAAAAGATCAACAAAACTTTTTCGCTTAGTGCAGGGTTAAGAAGCTCATTTACCACTACCGATAATAAATACCGGTTCTTTCGCAGCTACGATCAGGGTCCCTTAACAGAAGATTTGAACCAGTCGAACCACTTTAATTACCAGGAAAATGTGCAGGCGGCCTATGTAAGCGTAAACAAAACCGGCAAGAAAATGAGTTTTGTGGCGGGGCTTCGCACTGAATATACCGATATCACGGGTGAACTGGTAGATCAGCATGAGGTGAATAAACAACATTACCTGAAACTATTCCCCTCACTCAATTACCAGTATATTCTCAATAAGAACAGCAAGCTCACCGCTACATACGGCAGAAGGATCAACCGGCCTTCTTTTTCTGACCTGAACCCATTTAAATATTACGTAAACCAATACAATTATTCGGAGGGCAATCCGGCCTTACGTCCTTCATATTCCAACAATGCCGAAGTAACCTATACCTATAAAGAAAAATACTCAATTGCAGCTTACGCGCTGCTTACAAATAATTTCTTTCAACAGATCCCCTTTATTGACGTAACCAACAATACTGCTTATTTCACCCGGCAAAACATAGGTAAGATCGATGCTTATGGCATTCACAGCTTTGCGCCTTTCAAGCTCACGTCGCGCTGGACTGTTAATAACACGTTATACCTGTTCTATTACAGGATGAGATTGCCTTATCTGAACGAATTGCTTGACTATGGTCAGTTCACTTTTTATGGATACCTGAACAACCAGTATATGATCAGTCCCAAAAATAATCTCAGTGCGGAGGTGAATTTAAATTACCAGTCAACCAGTCAGATCTTCCTGTACCGGTATAAGCCAAACGGGTATGTGGATGCAGGTGTTAAATGGAGCTTTGCCAAAAAGCAGGCAATGCTGGCCGTTAACATGTACGACATTTTCAAAACCTATCCGCAACAACAAGTGGTTGATTTTGCAACCCAGCACTATACATTCAAAAATGCCTATGAAAGCCGTTACCTGAAGGTATCCTTTACCTACCGGTTCGGCAAACAAACCGTTAAAGACAGGAAAGCCTCAAAAACCGGTAACTCCGATGAATTTAACCGGGCTAATAATTAA